A window of Nocardia arthritidis genomic DNA:
GGTACATGATCTGCGCCGCGACCCAGGCCGCCGTGAGCAAGATCGGCGCGACCCCGGCGAGCGATCTCCGCCGGACCGGGCCCGGCTCGGGCGGTTGCGCCACGATACGGGTCGTCGCGAGCGCGATCGGCGCGGCCCGGGCGAGCCATCTGGACCGGATCCGCCTCGACCCGGGTGGTTGCGCCGCGATCTGGGTCGTCGCGACCGGGATCGGCGCAACTCCGGCGAGCCATCTCGACCGGCCCCGGCTCGACTCAGATGCCCGCGCCGCGGCTGACCCGGCCGAATCATATTGTCCGGCACGATCTGTCGCATTGCACGCGGCAGTGGGCCGGAGCGACTCCGGCTCGGCCGCCGCCGACCGGTCGCCGCCCGTCGATGATGGCGGGTCGGAGCGGTCGGAACCGGATGTTTCGCTCATCGCCTGCGCAACAACGGAATCCGGCCCTTGCGCCGATCGCGCAGCACCAGCCGCGCCGCCGTCCGTCCACTCGCGCCGGACACCCCGCCACCCGGATGCGTCGACGCCCCGGTCAGATACAACCCCGGCGCACCGGGCACCCGCTGCCCGGCGAGCTCCGGCAGCGGCCGCCACAGCATCATCTGATCCAGCGACATCTCCACATGCATCACGTTGCCGCCGCGCAGCCCGAGCTCGCGTTCCAGATCGACCGGCGTCTGCACGAACCGCTGCCGCACCGAATCCGCGAAACCCGGTGCGTACGAATCGACCTCGGCGACGATCCGGTCCGCCTCCCGCTCGGCGTGCCCGGCCCAGTCGCCGCCGTCGGCCAGCCGGTACGGATGCCACTGCGCCCACAGTGAGAGCTGATGTTCCCCGGCGGGGGCGATGCTCGGGTCGAGCGCGCTGAAGCTCATCGCGAGCACCACCGGGCGCGGCGGCAACTCCCCGGCCAGCGCCGCGCCGTGCGCCAGCCGCAGCTGCCGCCGATCGTCGACGAGCAGTTGCAGCCCGTGCGCCGATTCGTCCGGCGAACTTCCCGGATACCTGGGTAATTCGGTGGTCGCCGCGCGCACCACCATGCCGATTCCGGGGCCGACCCGGATCCGTCGCCGCCAGTCGTCGAGTGTGCTCGCGTCGAATCCGCCGTCCCGCAACATATCCAGTGTCGCCAGGATGTGTGTGCCCGCGATCACCGTGTCCGCGAACAGGTTTCGGCCCGACGCCGTGGTCACCCGCCAGCCTTCGCCGTCCCGCCGCAGCGCCGTCACCGCATCGCCCGCGGTGACCGTGCCGCCGTCGTCGCGCAGCCGCGCGACGAGAGCCGTTGTGAGCGCGCCGCTTCCGCCGACCGCCCGGCCCGGCGGCAGGGTGTGCATCAGCGCCGCGAAACCCACCATCGGCGCGGTGCCCGGCTCCGACATCGGCGGCCCGGACTGCGCGCCGAACCAGGCGAGCGCGGCCTTCAAGCGTTCGCTCCGGAACCAGCTGTCCAGCAACGCATCACCGGACTGCAGGAATTCACGGGAAAGCGCGCCGCCGTCGCCGCGCCCGCGCGCGCCCGCCGCGCTGCGCGGATCCAGCCCCCAGAACGAGCGCAGTAGATGCCCACCGGTCGGTGCGCCACCGAACGCCCGCATCACCCTGGCGCTGCGCGGCCCCCACACCCCGACGAACCGGCGATAGGCGTCGGCATCCGCCGCGCCGCAGGCGTTCTCGATCGACGCACAGGTCCGTGCCAGGTCACGATGGAAGACGATGGCCGCCGCGTCACCGGTGCCCGGCGCGAAACCCCAAGGGTCGCAATCGATGTACCGCAACCCGAAATTCGCGAGCTCGAGCTCCTCGATGATCCCGGTGTGCCGGATCATCAGGTGCGCCGACGACCCGCGATCCACCAGATGACCCGGAAACCGCTCGACGGTGGACACCGCACCGCCGAGCACCGTATCGCGCTCCAACACCTCGACCCGCTCGCCCGCACGCGCCAAATAGCAAGCGGCGACGAGCGCGTTGTGCCCGGAGCCGATGACGAGCACGCTCACTATCCCGCCTCCAGCGGCAGCCGCCGCCCGAGAATGGCGAACGGCCGGTTATCCCCGGCGAATACGAAATTCCGGATGACATCACCGAATCCGGCCCGCCGGTACAACCGCCACGCGCGATTGTCCTCGCGGTCAACCTCCGGG
This region includes:
- a CDS encoding phytoene desaturase family protein, giving the protein MSVLVIGSGHNALVAACYLARAGERVEVLERDTVLGGAVSTVERFPGHLVDRGSSAHLMIRHTGIIEELELANFGLRYIDCDPWGFAPGTGDAAAIVFHRDLARTCASIENACGAADADAYRRFVGVWGPRSARVMRAFGGAPTGGHLLRSFWGLDPRSAAGARGRGDGGALSREFLQSGDALLDSWFRSERLKAALAWFGAQSGPPMSEPGTAPMVGFAALMHTLPPGRAVGGSGALTTALVARLRDDGGTVTAGDAVTALRRDGEGWRVTTASGRNLFADTVIAGTHILATLDMLRDGGFDASTLDDWRRRIRVGPGIGMVVRAATTELPRYPGSSPDESAHGLQLLVDDRRQLRLAHGAALAGELPPRPVVLAMSFSALDPSIAPAGEHQLSLWAQWHPYRLADGGDWAGHAEREADRIVAEVDSYAPGFADSVRQRFVQTPVDLERELGLRGGNVMHVEMSLDQMMLWRPLPELAGQRVPGAPGLYLTGASTHPGGGVSGASGRTAARLVLRDRRKGRIPLLRRR